A stretch of Sinimarinibacterium sp. NLF-5-8 DNA encodes these proteins:
- a CDS encoding aminopeptidase: MRRPTTPDRARRRNSGVKLLLLPLLCLLLSGCYYPQLIRGQVQLLMAREPIPEVIARAQIDPQLKIRLQAVQRARRWAVTALHLPDNRSYTHYVALNRPYVVWNVLATPEFSVAAKPQCFLIVGCLSYQGFFTLEAAQKRADTLRAQGLDVDVSGG, translated from the coding sequence ATGCGGCGCCCGACAACGCCTGACCGCGCGCGCAGACGTAACAGCGGCGTAAAGCTGCTGTTGCTGCCGCTGCTGTGTCTGTTGCTCAGCGGCTGCTATTACCCGCAACTGATTCGCGGGCAGGTGCAACTGCTGATGGCGCGCGAGCCAATCCCTGAGGTGATTGCGCGCGCGCAGATCGATCCCCAGCTCAAAATTCGCTTGCAAGCGGTGCAGCGCGCGCGCCGCTGGGCGGTGACGGCGCTGCATCTGCCGGATAACCGCAGCTACACCCACTATGTGGCGCTGAACCGGCCTTATGTGGTGTGGAACGTGCTGGCAACGCCGGAGTTTTCGGTGGCGGCCAAGCCGCAGTGCTTTTTGATTGTCGGCTGCCTCAGTTACCAGGGTTTTTTCACATTGGAAGCGGCGCAAAAGCGCGCGGACACGCTGCGCGCGCAGGGGCTGGATGTGGATGTCAGCGGCGGGTAA
- a CDS encoding IS3 family transposase (programmed frameshift), translating into MKKSRFTDSQILGAIKRVEAGVTVPEMCRELCISSATFYKWRAKYSGMDVSMMSRMKELEAENARLRKMYVEEKLKAELRAEALGKKVVKPSRRREMAQRVVQERGISVRLACETFGISQTCYRHESKHKAENDEVADWLLRLTDNHRNWGFGLCYLYLRNVKGFGWNHKRIYRIYRELELNLRIKPRKRLVRQAPEPLTVPTATNHVWSMDFMHDQLADGRSIRLFNVIDDFNREALGIEIDFSLPSERVIRALKQIIAWRGKPLAIRCDNGPEYLSSAITAWARRWGIKLEYIQPGKPQQNAYVERFNRTVRYEWLSQYHWEDLDQIQCAATQWMWSYNHERPNMALGGITPKQRLAMAA; encoded by the exons ATGAAGAAGTCACGCTTCACAGACAGCCAAATACTGGGCGCAATCAAACGGGTAGAGGCCGGTGTCACGGTGCCTGAGATGTGCCGTGAGCTGTGCATCAGCTCAGCGACGTTCTACAAGTGGCGCGCAAAGTACAGCGGCATGGACGTGTCGATGATGTCGCGGATGAAGGAACTGGAGGCCGAGAACGCCCGTCTGCGCAAGATGTACGTCGAAGAGAAGCTCAAGGCCGAGCTGCGCGCGGAGGCTCTCG GAAAAAAAGTGGTGAAGCCATCTCGCCGCCGCGAGATGGCTCAACGTGTCGTACAGGAACGCGGGATATCGGTCCGGTTGGCCTGCGAGACGTTCGGCATCAGCCAGACGTGCTATCGCCATGAGAGCAAGCACAAGGCTGAGAACGACGAAGTCGCCGACTGGCTGCTGCGTCTGACGGACAACCACCGCAACTGGGGATTTGGGCTGTGCTATCTGTATCTGCGCAACGTGAAGGGCTTCGGTTGGAACCACAAACGGATCTATCGCATCTATCGGGAGTTGGAGCTGAACCTGCGGATCAAGCCACGCAAACGCCTGGTGCGCCAGGCACCCGAACCGCTGACGGTACCCACTGCCACGAATCACGTCTGGTCGATGGACTTCATGCATGATCAACTGGCCGATGGGCGCAGTATCCGGCTGTTCAACGTGATCGATGACTTCAACCGCGAAGCGCTGGGCATCGAGATCGACTTCTCCTTGCCCTCGGAGCGGGTTATCCGTGCGTTAAAACAGATCATTGCCTGGCGCGGCAAGCCGTTGGCCATTCGCTGTGATAACGGCCCGGAATACCTGAGTTCAGCGATCACAGCGTGGGCGCGCCGGTGGGGCATCAAGCTGGAATACATCCAACCCGGCAAGCCGCAACAGAACGCCTACGTCGAACGGTTCAATCGGACTGTGCGCTACGAGTGGTTGTCCCAATATCACTGGGAAGATCTGGATCAGATCCAGTGCGCAGCGACACAGTGGATGTGGTCCTACAATCACGAACGCCCAAATATGGCCTTGGGCGGCATTACCCCAAAACAGCGGCTGGCCATGGCCGCGTAG
- a CDS encoding aminopeptidase, with translation MLHWDDATLISTLFHELAHQVLYIRHDTAFNESFARFVEQQGLREYLASGAQITPPDPIRRARHQQFVALVLSARDELATLYARAMPVEAMRAQKAHIFEALRARYQTLRDSAWQGDPRYDAWFEKLKTNNARLLPFGLYDALVPAFAALFDEVQGDWPRFYAASQALSELPADQRQARIEGLMQRQAKKPAQQALAGD, from the coding sequence ATGCTGCACTGGGATGACGCCACGCTGATCAGCACGTTGTTTCACGAGCTGGCGCATCAAGTGCTGTATATCCGGCACGACACCGCGTTCAACGAATCCTTTGCGCGCTTTGTCGAGCAGCAGGGCTTGCGTGAGTACCTTGCCAGCGGGGCGCAAATTACGCCGCCCGATCCCATTCGCCGCGCACGCCATCAGCAGTTTGTGGCGCTGGTGTTGAGCGCGCGCGATGAGTTGGCGACGCTGTACGCGCGCGCGATGCCAGTGGAGGCGATGCGCGCGCAAAAAGCGCATATTTTTGAGGCGCTGCGCGCGCGCTATCAAACCCTGCGCGATAGCGCGTGGCAAGGCGATCCCCGCTACGACGCCTGGTTTGAAAAACTCAAAACCAATAACGCGCGCCTGCTGCCGTTTGGTTTGTACGATGCGCTGGTGCCGGCGTTTGCGGCGCTGTTTGATGAGGTGCAAGGTGATTGGCCGCGCTTTTATGCCGCCAGCCAAGCGTTGTCTGAACTGCCCGCCGATCAGCGTCAGGCGCGGATTGAAGGGTTGATGCAGCGCCAAGCCAAAAAGCCCGCACAGCAGGCGCTGGCGGGCGATTGA
- the infA gene encoding translation initiation factor IF-1, whose product MSKEDHIEMLGTVMETLPNTTFRVKLENGHIVVAHISGRMRKHYIRILTGDKVTVQLTPYDLTKGRITFRDK is encoded by the coding sequence ATGTCGAAGGAAGATCATATTGAAATGCTTGGGACGGTGATGGAAACCCTCCCGAACACCACATTTCGCGTCAAGCTCGAAAACGGGCACATCGTGGTTGCACATATTTCGGGGCGGATGCGCAAGCACTACATCCGCATCCTTACCGGCGATAAAGTCACCGTACAACTCACGCCTTATGATCTGACCAAAGGTCGGATCACCTTCCGCGACAAATAA
- a CDS encoding arginyltransferase, which yields MNDPGETVIRLYASADHACGYLPDQTARSAFIDPYQTLNPLRYQRLLEMGFRRSGAHVYRPLCDACRRCVPVRICAASFSPSRSQRRCARRNADLTLTLEDRLTDEHFMLYQRYLQTRHANGGMDPHDRVGFHQFLECHWLGVRYWCLRHNQRLLAVAVVDHLPQALSAVYTFFDPDESARGLGTYAVLQQIEAARAQQLPHVYLGYWIAESSKMAYKAHFAALQRCNEQGWQWLETAQQQAIVDPSLQ from the coding sequence ATGAACGATCCCGGCGAAACCGTGATCCGGCTGTACGCCAGCGCCGATCATGCCTGCGGCTATTTGCCTGATCAGACCGCACGCAGTGCCTTCATCGATCCCTATCAGACGCTCAATCCCTTGCGCTACCAACGCTTGCTGGAAATGGGGTTCCGGCGCAGCGGTGCACATGTCTACCGCCCTTTATGTGACGCCTGCCGCCGCTGCGTTCCGGTACGCATCTGTGCGGCTTCGTTCAGCCCCTCACGTTCGCAGCGCCGTTGCGCGCGGCGCAACGCAGACCTGACGCTGACACTGGAAGACCGGCTCACCGACGAGCATTTCATGCTGTATCAGCGTTATCTGCAAACGCGCCATGCCAACGGCGGCATGGACCCGCATGATCGGGTGGGGTTTCATCAGTTTCTGGAATGCCACTGGCTGGGCGTGCGGTACTGGTGCCTTCGCCATAACCAGCGCCTGCTGGCGGTTGCCGTGGTGGATCACCTGCCTCAGGCCCTGTCGGCGGTCTACACCTTCTTTGACCCCGATGAAAGCGCGCGCGGGCTGGGCACCTATGCGGTGCTGCAACAAATCGAGGCGGCGCGCGCGCAGCAACTGCCGCATGTTTATCTGGGATATTGGATCGCAGAAAGCTCAAAAATGGCCTATAAAGCGCACTTTGCAGCGCTGCAACGCTGCAATGAGCAAGGCTGGCAATGGCTTGAAACAGCCCAACAACAAGCCATTGTCGATCCCTCGCTGCAATAA
- the aat gene encoding leucyl/phenylalanyl-tRNA--protein transferase, with protein sequence MDRPTRLHWLDPLTPDQPFPAVHLAMREPNGLLAIGGDLSVSRLIRAYRQGIFPWYNPDEPILWWCPDPRAVLPPTQLRVSRSLRKAIQRADYAVTLDRAFSQVLDACAQPRRGSRGTWLGQPMQQAYAQFHQSGHAHSIEVWRQAKLIGGLYGVVSGRVFFGESMFSQATDASKIALYWLCQELIERQFALIDCQIASDHLASLGARQCSRVEFLQQLASTFASPCEPGRWQFQIPVPCAPAHAPLP encoded by the coding sequence ATGGATCGCCCTACCCGACTGCACTGGCTGGATCCGCTGACGCCGGATCAACCATTCCCTGCAGTGCACCTGGCCATGCGCGAACCCAACGGCCTGCTGGCAATCGGGGGCGATCTGTCTGTCTCACGGCTGATTCGCGCCTATCGTCAGGGAATCTTCCCCTGGTACAACCCCGACGAACCGATCCTCTGGTGGTGCCCGGATCCGCGCGCAGTCCTGCCCCCCACGCAACTGCGGGTCTCACGCTCACTGCGCAAAGCCATCCAGCGCGCGGATTACGCGGTGACGCTCGACCGTGCCTTTTCTCAGGTTCTGGACGCCTGCGCACAACCCCGACGCGGCAGCCGTGGCACCTGGCTGGGTCAGCCCATGCAGCAGGCTTACGCGCAGTTTCACCAAAGCGGCCACGCGCACAGCATCGAAGTCTGGCGGCAGGCCAAGCTGATCGGCGGGCTTTACGGCGTTGTCAGTGGCCGGGTGTTTTTTGGAGAGTCGATGTTTTCACAGGCCACAGACGCGTCCAAGATCGCCCTGTACTGGCTCTGCCAGGAGCTGATCGAGCGCCAGTTTGCATTGATTGACTGTCAGATCGCTTCCGATCATCTGGCCAGCCTGGGCGCACGCCAGTGCTCGCGCGTCGAATTCTTGCAGCAACTTGCCAGCACCTTTGCATCCCCCTGCGAACCGGGACGCTGGCAGTTTCAAATACCCGTTCCCTGCGCGCCGGCTCACGCACCCCTGCCATGA
- a CDS encoding DNA translocase FtsK, whose protein sequence is MPSSKNPAAEDAALDPSWLERLPREAALLACLGLSLFLLMTLVSFNPSDPGWSSSGTGEPIHNLVGAVGAWIADVLLSLCGYVAFLLPLAVLMIGLRVFQSPPDDDAEEPDRIPRGVRIAAWAVLLISLSAIAALHVGASEHWAPQGSGGIAGLALAQMLVGAFSAFGASLVLLTVAAVAAPLALSFSWIDVAERLGSWALRQQQNLRNRIADFGRHAEPAAASPTNPTDPLARAPTAPTLPEPLRRSPVLSNPQPQPVEPLPPPRKVQPTVTLAGAGAATTAADPPEAFALHPSPPPVKKAKPKSSGSGIEIPVFDGDPLPPLSVLDAPQPSTSQYTQAELDQLSRDVERHLASFGVKAEVVDATPGPVITRFEIQPAPGVKGSQITNLSRDLARSLSVSSVRVIEVIEGKSVIGLEIPNHKREMVMLREILDCDDYRKSDSPLTISLGKDIAGEPVVINLGKMPHLLVAGTTGSGKSVAINAMILSMLFKATHEQLRFILIDPKMLELSVYEGIPHLLTPVVTDMKDAGNALRWSVAEMERRYRLMSALGVRNLAGLNAKVEEAMQLDEPIRDPLFNPNKEMYDPDAGVPQAPLLEPLPHIVIIIDELADMMMVVGKKVEELIARLTQKARAAGIHLIVATQRPSVDVITGLIKANIPSRLAFQVASRIDSRTILDEMGAETLLGHGDGLFRPIGASRLDRIHGAFVDDHEVHKVVGYIKQVAPPNYIDDICADEAPEVGSSGSDSADGEADPLYDQAVAVVLESGKSSISYVQRRLKVGYNRAARMVEQMESAGIIGPSGAGGNREILVPHGGD, encoded by the coding sequence ATGCCGTCAAGCAAAAATCCTGCCGCAGAGGATGCGGCGCTCGACCCCAGCTGGCTGGAACGCTTGCCGCGTGAAGCGGCGCTGCTGGCGTGCCTCGGGCTGTCGCTGTTTCTGTTGATGACGCTGGTCAGTTTCAATCCCAGTGACCCCGGCTGGTCATCCTCCGGCACCGGCGAGCCGATCCATAATCTGGTGGGTGCCGTCGGCGCGTGGATTGCCGATGTGCTGCTGTCCTTGTGTGGATATGTGGCGTTTTTGCTGCCGCTGGCCGTGCTGATGATCGGCTTGCGCGTGTTTCAGTCCCCGCCTGATGACGACGCCGAAGAACCGGATCGGATCCCTCGGGGGGTGCGCATTGCGGCGTGGGCCGTGTTATTGATCAGCTTATCGGCGATTGCGGCGCTGCATGTGGGGGCTTCAGAACATTGGGCGCCGCAGGGCAGTGGCGGCATTGCGGGGCTGGCGCTGGCACAGATGCTGGTGGGGGCGTTCAGTGCATTTGGCGCGAGCCTGGTCTTGCTGACGGTTGCCGCCGTTGCTGCACCGCTGGCGCTGTCGTTTTCATGGATTGACGTGGCTGAGCGCCTGGGAAGCTGGGCTTTGCGGCAGCAGCAAAACCTGCGCAACAGAATCGCCGACTTTGGCCGTCATGCCGAGCCCGCAGCCGCGAGTCCGACCAACCCCACCGATCCCCTCGCGCGCGCACCGACCGCACCGACGCTGCCAGAACCGCTACGGCGTTCGCCCGTTTTGTCCAATCCGCAACCCCAGCCCGTTGAGCCGCTGCCGCCACCGCGCAAAGTGCAGCCCACCGTCACCCTGGCGGGGGCAGGTGCGGCAACGACGGCGGCTGATCCGCCTGAGGCCTTTGCGCTGCATCCGTCGCCGCCGCCGGTGAAAAAAGCCAAACCCAAATCCAGCGGTTCTGGCATCGAAATCCCTGTGTTTGATGGCGATCCGCTGCCGCCGCTGAGTGTGCTCGATGCACCGCAGCCCAGCACCAGCCAGTACACGCAGGCGGAGCTGGATCAGCTTTCGCGCGATGTCGAGCGGCATCTGGCCTCGTTTGGCGTCAAGGCCGAAGTGGTCGATGCCACCCCGGGGCCGGTCATCACCCGCTTTGAAATCCAGCCCGCGCCGGGCGTCAAAGGTTCCCAGATCACCAATCTGTCACGCGATCTGGCGCGTTCGCTGTCGGTTTCCAGCGTGCGCGTGATTGAAGTGATTGAAGGCAAGTCAGTGATTGGGCTGGAGATTCCCAACCACAAGCGCGAAATGGTGATGTTGCGCGAGATCCTTGATTGCGACGACTACCGCAAATCCGATTCGCCGCTGACCATCTCGCTGGGCAAGGACATCGCCGGCGAGCCGGTGGTGATCAACCTTGGCAAGATGCCGCACTTGCTGGTTGCCGGCACCACCGGCTCGGGCAAGTCGGTGGCGATCAATGCCATGATTTTGTCGATGTTGTTCAAAGCTACGCACGAACAGCTTCGGTTTATTTTGATTGATCCGAAGATGCTGGAATTGTCGGTTTACGAAGGCATCCCGCACCTGCTCACCCCGGTCGTCACCGACATGAAAGATGCCGGCAACGCGCTGCGCTGGAGTGTGGCCGAGATGGAGCGCCGCTATCGCCTGATGTCGGCACTGGGGGTGCGCAATCTGGCAGGCCTGAACGCCAAGGTTGAAGAAGCCATGCAGCTGGACGAGCCGATCCGCGATCCGCTGTTCAACCCCAACAAGGAAATGTACGACCCCGATGCGGGCGTGCCGCAAGCGCCGCTGCTGGAGCCGCTGCCGCACATCGTCATCATCATCGACGAGCTGGCCGACATGATGATGGTCGTCGGTAAAAAGGTTGAAGAGCTGATCGCGCGCCTCACGCAAAAAGCGCGCGCAGCGGGGATTCACCTCATCGTTGCCACCCAGCGCCCCAGCGTGGATGTGATTACCGGCCTGATCAAGGCCAACATCCCGTCGCGTCTGGCGTTTCAGGTGGCCTCACGCATCGACTCGCGCACCATCCTCGATGAAATGGGCGCCGAAACCCTGCTGGGGCATGGCGATGGCTTGTTCCGCCCCATTGGCGCCAGCCGCCTCGATCGTATTCACGGCGCCTTTGTGGACGACCATGAAGTGCACAAAGTCGTGGGATACATCAAGCAGGTTGCACCGCCAAACTACATCGACGACATCTGCGCCGATGAAGCGCCCGAGGTTGGCAGCAGCGGCAGTGACAGTGCCGATGGTGAAGCCGATCCGCTCTACGATCAGGCTGTGGCAGTGGTGCTCGAATCCGGAAAATCATCGATTTCCTACGTTCAGCGCCGTCTCAAGGTCGGCTACAACCGCGCCGCGCGCATGGTCGAGCAAATGGAATCGGCGGGCATCATTGGCCCCAGCGGCGCTGGAGGAAACCGCGAAATTCTGGTGCCGCATGGCGGTGATTAA
- the lolA gene encoding outer membrane lipoprotein chaperone LolA, with product MKHFRFSLCARVLLLALCLGNAPARAADPPAPMSQPVALQRFLNEITTFVADFEQIQFDDHGNEQARHEGTLALKRPGKFRWMYQTPYEQLMVCDAQQIWNYEPDLDQASVRSAGDILRDTPAALLAQTSALNERFNLIEGAREGDARLFTLTPKSANADFQQVELWLKDSGVPSKMRLRDPLGGHTQITFSKVQRNVRIDDARFVFTPPQGTEIVTLD from the coding sequence ATGAAACACTTTCGTTTTTCACTGTGCGCGCGCGTGTTGTTGCTGGCCTTGTGTTTGGGAAACGCCCCCGCGCGCGCAGCCGATCCGCCGGCGCCAATGTCCCAGCCGGTTGCGCTGCAACGCTTTTTGAATGAGATCACCACCTTCGTCGCGGACTTTGAGCAAATCCAGTTCGACGACCACGGCAACGAGCAAGCCCGCCACGAGGGCACGCTGGCGCTCAAGCGCCCCGGAAAGTTTCGCTGGATGTACCAGACGCCCTACGAGCAACTGATGGTGTGCGATGCCCAGCAGATCTGGAACTACGAGCCTGACCTGGATCAGGCCAGCGTGCGCAGCGCAGGCGATATTTTGCGTGATACGCCAGCGGCGCTGCTGGCGCAAACCAGCGCACTGAATGAGCGTTTCAACCTGATCGAAGGCGCGCGCGAAGGCGATGCGCGCTTGTTTACGCTCACCCCCAAATCTGCAAATGCCGATTTTCAGCAGGTGGAGTTGTGGCTCAAGGACTCTGGTGTGCCCAGTAAAATGCGTTTGCGCGATCCGCTGGGCGGGCATACCCAGATCACCTTCAGCAAGGTACAACGCAATGTCAGAATAGATGACGCGCGTTTTGTCTTTACGCCGCCGCAAGGCACCGAAATCGTGACGCTCGACTGA
- a CDS encoding replication-associated recombination protein A: protein MRPRALDEVFGQAHVLGEGAPLRILLEAGRVPSMVLWGPPGVGKTTLARLIAGYTDARFLTLSAVLAGVKDIREAVAQAQAAASGLMAQRTVLFIDEIHRFNKAQQDALLPFVEDGTLTLIGATTENPSFELNAALLSRLRVFVLRTLAFEDVRALLLRALTDAEDGLGEPQDRLPSAWLDRLAEAADGDARRALVLLETAVELVRAQAQTDEQTLERLIGKGLRRFDKQGDNFYDQISAMHKSVRGSDPDAALYWFARMLDGGCDPHYLARRIVRMSIEDIGLAEPRAQELCLAAWDTYQRLGSPEGELALAQAVVYLAVASKSNAVYSAYKAARKVIEDTGALEVPMHLRNAPTKLMKELGHGKGYRYDHDEDGALAVGQQFLPERLAGLMLYQPTARGMEARIGERLAALRKAHQKPTAG, encoded by the coding sequence ATGCGCCCGCGCGCGCTGGATGAAGTCTTTGGCCAAGCCCATGTGCTGGGCGAAGGTGCGCCGCTGCGCATCCTGCTTGAAGCCGGACGGGTGCCATCAATGGTGTTGTGGGGGCCGCCCGGCGTTGGCAAAACCACTTTGGCGCGCCTCATCGCCGGCTATACCGATGCCCGATTTTTAACCCTCTCTGCCGTGCTGGCGGGCGTCAAGGACATTCGTGAAGCCGTTGCCCAGGCGCAAGCGGCCGCCAGCGGCCTGATGGCGCAGCGCACGGTGTTGTTCATCGACGAAATCCATCGTTTCAACAAGGCCCAGCAAGATGCGCTGCTGCCGTTTGTTGAAGACGGCACGCTCACGCTGATTGGCGCCACCACCGAAAACCCTTCGTTTGAGCTCAATGCGGCGCTGCTTTCGAGGCTGCGCGTGTTCGTACTGCGCACGCTGGCGTTTGAGGACGTGCGTGCACTGCTGCTGCGCGCGCTCACCGATGCCGAAGATGGACTTGGCGAACCGCAAGACAGACTCCCGTCAGCCTGGCTGGATCGGCTGGCCGAAGCCGCCGATGGCGATGCCCGGCGCGCACTGGTGCTGCTCGAAACCGCCGTCGAACTGGTGCGCGCACAAGCCCAAACCGATGAGCAAACGCTGGAGCGGCTCATCGGCAAGGGACTGCGTCGCTTTGATAAACAAGGCGATAACTTTTACGACCAGATCTCTGCCATGCACAAATCCGTGCGTGGCTCCGATCCCGACGCCGCGCTGTACTGGTTTGCCCGGATGCTCGATGGCGGCTGTGATCCGCATTACCTGGCGCGGCGTATCGTGCGCATGTCGATCGAAGACATCGGCCTGGCCGAACCGCGCGCGCAGGAACTGTGCCTGGCCGCGTGGGATACCTATCAGCGCCTCGGCAGTCCCGAAGGCGAGCTGGCCCTGGCGCAAGCCGTGGTTTATTTGGCCGTGGCCTCCAAAAGCAACGCCGTTTACAGCGCCTATAAAGCCGCGCGCAAGGTCATCGAAGACACCGGGGCGCTGGAGGTGCCGATGCACCTGCGCAATGCACCGACCAAACTGATGAAAGAACTCGGCCACGGCAAGGGCTACCGTTACGATCACGACGAAGACGGCGCGCTGGCTGTAGGTCAGCAGTTTTTGCCGGAACGCCTTGCGGGGCTCATGCTCTACCAGCCCACCGCGCGCGGCATGGAAGCGCGCATTGGCGAGCGCCTCGCGGCACTGCGCAAAGCCCATCAAAAACCCACAGCAGGCTAA
- a CDS encoding CrcB family protein produces the protein MMTWIAVALGGALGAMSRYGVGQLMPHSTFPLATLTVNVVGSAIIGGLYARLIEQGGGSLAYAMLAVGFLGAFTTFSSFSLDTVRLIENGHTLLGLANVVLNTGLCLAAAAGGLWLAR, from the coding sequence ATGATGACCTGGATTGCAGTTGCTCTCGGCGGCGCTCTTGGCGCGATGTCACGCTACGGCGTTGGCCAGCTGATGCCGCACAGCACGTTTCCACTGGCTACGCTCACCGTTAACGTTGTCGGCAGCGCCATCATCGGCGGGCTCTATGCGCGCCTGATCGAACAGGGCGGCGGCAGCTTGGCGTATGCCATGCTGGCGGTGGGTTTTTTGGGCGCCTTCACCACCTTTTCCTCGTTTTCGCTCGACACCGTGCGCCTGATCGAAAACGGCCACACGCTACTGGGGCTGGCTAACGTTGTTCTCAACACCGGCTTATGCCTTGCAGCCGCTGCCGGCGGCCTTTGGCTCGCGCGCTAA
- a CDS encoding neutral zinc metallopeptidase has translation MKWGSGQRSDNVIDARGGSSGGRGGLGLGAIAVIVIIGLFLGKSPTEMLGLIGQMGGMQTGTSTQVAPAEDDQGSDFVRAILGETEVVWEQQFRALGQRYTAPKLVLFSGSVASACGHASAAMGPFYCPGDQRAYLDMSFFDDMRRSLGGGGEFAYAYVIAHEIGHHVQTLLGVSDAVNQARRRGQKVEGDGGLLVRQELQADCFAGLWAQKAEQRLQWLESGDIERALATATAIGDDRLQKQARGSIVPDAFTHGTSAQRVRWFRIGFEGGDIRRCDTFAAKSL, from the coding sequence ATGAAATGGGGCAGCGGACAACGCAGTGATAACGTCATCGACGCGCGCGGTGGTAGCAGCGGTGGGCGTGGCGGCCTGGGGCTGGGTGCGATTGCCGTGATCGTCATCATCGGTCTGTTTTTGGGCAAAAGCCCCACTGAAATGCTCGGCCTCATCGGCCAGATGGGCGGAATGCAGACGGGCACTTCCACACAAGTCGCCCCTGCAGAAGACGACCAAGGCAGCGACTTTGTGCGCGCGATTCTGGGCGAAACCGAGGTGGTCTGGGAGCAACAATTCCGCGCGCTCGGCCAGCGTTACACCGCGCCCAAACTGGTGCTGTTCAGCGGCAGCGTTGCTTCTGCCTGCGGTCACGCCAGCGCCGCGATGGGGCCGTTCTACTGCCCCGGTGACCAGCGCGCGTATCTGGACATGAGCTTTTTTGATGACATGCGCCGCAGCCTGGGTGGCGGCGGCGAGTTTGCCTACGCCTATGTCATTGCCCACGAAATCGGCCATCACGTGCAAACCCTGCTCGGCGTCAGCGATGCCGTCAACCAGGCCCGCCGCCGAGGGCAAAAAGTCGAAGGCGACGGCGGCCTGCTGGTGCGTCAAGAGCTGCAAGCCGACTGCTTTGCCGGCCTTTGGGCGCAAAAAGCCGAACAACGCCTGCAATGGCTGGAGTCCGGCGACATCGAGCGCGCGCTGGCCACCGCCACCGCCATCGGTGACGATCGCCTGCAAAAACAAGCGCGCGGCAGCATCGTCCCCGATGCCTTCACCCACGGCACCTCCGCCCAGCGTGTGCGCTGGTTCCGCATCGGCTTTGAAGGCGGCGACATCCGCCGCTGCGATACGTTTGCGGCCAAGAGTTTGTAA
- a CDS encoding VCBS repeat-containing protein — MHITQSQLALASTHLVQRSESTTETLRLWTGETRPDFENQGSRLARADNGGSTLTLSAQAQQIARHISAGLSLGSARAPAEKSARDAAEQTRTDAASNAEDAQGNGIEQNYQFLISLVETLTGRKMNLFNARELTHSPANAPPPGNTTNNARAEGQQPARAGWGLEYDAVHTLSESENTQFLAQGVVKTADGKTINFSLTLDMARSFYQESSISIRAGDGIRKDPLIINYAGTAAELSDTRFEFDLDADGQSDNIAFLRPGSGFLVFDRNSNGQVDDGRELFGTQSGNGFADLAAFDADDNGWIDAADAIFDQLKIWTRDDQGNDSLRALADYNIGAISLAHASTPFDLKDASNNLQGQILSSGVFLREDGSVGSVQQLDLVV, encoded by the coding sequence ATGCACATCACGCAAAGCCAGCTTGCCTTGGCCAGCACGCATCTCGTCCAGCGCAGTGAATCCACAACCGAAACCCTGCGCCTGTGGACAGGTGAAACACGCCCCGACTTTGAAAATCAGGGCAGCCGCTTGGCGCGCGCAGACAACGGCGGCAGCACCCTCACCCTCTCGGCGCAAGCCCAACAAATCGCCCGTCACATCAGTGCCGGACTCAGCCTGGGCAGTGCGCGCGCGCCAGCAGAAAAATCAGCCCGCGATGCGGCAGAGCAAACCCGCACAGACGCCGCCAGCAACGCAGAGGACGCACAGGGCAACGGCATTGAGCAAAATTATCAATTTCTCATCTCACTGGTCGAAACCCTGACCGGGCGCAAGATGAACCTGTTCAATGCGCGCGAGTTGACGCATTCGCCAGCAAACGCACCGCCCCCGGGAAACACCACAAACAACGCCCGTGCCGAAGGCCAGCAACCCGCGCGCGCGGGCTGGGGGCTGGAATACGACGCCGTTCACACCCTGTCCGAATCCGAAAACACCCAATTTCTGGCTCAAGGCGTGGTCAAAACTGCCGATGGCAAAACCATCAACTTCTCGCTGACCCTGGATATGGCGCGCAGCTTTTACCAGGAATCCAGCATCTCCATCCGTGCAGGCGACGGCATCCGCAAAGACCCGCTCATCATCAACTATGCCGGCACCGCCGCTGAACTCAGCGACACCCGCTTTGAGTTTGATCTCGACGCCGACGGTCAAAGCGACAACATCGCCTTTTTACGTCCCGGCAGCGGCTTTTTGGTGTTTGACCGTAACAGCAACGGCCAGGTTGACGATGGCCGCGAACTGTTTGGCACCCAGAGCGGCAACGGCTTTGCCGACTTGGCCGCGTTTGACGCTGACGACAATGGCTGGATCGACGCAGCCGACGCCATCTTTGACCAACTCAAAATCTGGACTCGCGACGACCAGGGCAATGACAGCCTGCGCGCGCTCGCCGATTACAACATCGGCGCGATTTCCCTGGCTCACGCCAGCACTCCGTTTGACTTGAAAGACGCCAGTAACAACCTCCAGGGCCAAATCCTCAGCAGCGGCGTATTTCTGCGCGAAGACGGCAGCGTCGGCAGCGTGCAACAGTTAGATTTGGTGGTTTAG